A window of the Cicer arietinum cultivar CDC Frontier isolate Library 1 chromosome 6, Cicar.CDCFrontier_v2.0, whole genome shotgun sequence genome harbors these coding sequences:
- the LOC101506541 gene encoding carboxyl-terminal-processing peptidase 1, chloroplastic encodes MNVWLIPSSLCTTTASVSKPHHLHHLPIIPTKLTLHNTLLATTLSFGFLFTSLPSPSSAIPTPHSPSSETCRDADSSDVTVPTNAPEVVTNEGLVQEAWQIVNDDFLDTGRHRWSHDTWQLKKQDLLSNSIQTRSKAHNIIKRMLASLGDPYTRYLSPEEFSKMARYDMTGIGINLREVNDDNGDHRLKVWGLILDSPAHSAGVRQGDEILAVNNTEVKGKSAFEVSSLLQGPNGTSVTIQVMHGNCGPVESIEVQRQFVARTPVSYRMEQTDSGAAQVGYIRLKEFNALARKDLVIATKRLQDMGASYFILDLRDNLGGLVQAGIEIAKLFLNKGDMVIYTVGRDPQFQQAVVSDTSPLIRAPVVVLVNDKTASASEIVASALHDNCRAVLVGKRTFGKGLIQSVFELQDGSGVVITVGKYVTPKHKDINGNGIEPDFQKLPAWDDVSQHLTKCSMLQQG; translated from the exons ATGAATGTGTGGCTAATACCCTCGTCACTCTGCACCACCACTGCATCAGTTTCAAAACcccatcatcttcatcatcttccaATTATTCCAACTAAGCTTACCCTTCACAACACCCTCCTTGCAACCACACTCTCCTTTGGTTTCCTCTTCACCTCCCTGCCTTCTCCTTCCTCTGCTATTCCAACCCCTCATTCTCCTTCCTCCGAAACATGCCGTGATGCTGACTCATCAGATGTAACGGTTCCAACAAATGCTCCTGAAGTTGTCACCAATGAAGGACTTGTTCAGGAAGCTTGGCAGATTGTCAATGATGACTTTCTTGACACTGGTCGCCACCGTTGGTCTCATGATACCTGGCAG CTGAAGAAGCAAGATCTTTTGAGCAATTCCATTCAGACAAGGTCAAAGGCACACAACATCATCAAGCGGATGCTGGCCAGTTTGGGTGATCCATATACACGGTATCTTTCACCTGAGGAG TTCTCCAAGATGGCGAGGTATGACATGACTGGTATTGGAATAAACCTTAGGGAAGTTAATGATGACAATGGAGATCACAGGTTGAAGGTATGGGGATTAATATTGGACAGTCCTGCTCATTCTGCTGGTGTCAGACAG GGTGATGAAATATTGGCAGTCAACAACACAGAGGTAAAGGGAAAATCAGCATTCGAAGTATCGTCCTTGTTGCAAGGCCCTAATGGAACATCTGTGACTATTCAG GTAATGCATGGAAACTGTGGACCTGTTGAATCAATAGAAGTTCAGCGGCAATTTGTTGCTCGCACACCGGTCTCTTACCGTATGGAACAGACCGACAGTGGTGCTGCTCAAGTTGGGTACATCCGACTCAAAGAGTTCAATGCATTGGCCAGAAAAGATTTAGTCATTG CGACGAAGCGACTTCAAGACATGGGTGCCTCATATTTCATATTGGATCTTAGAGACAATCTTGGTGGGCTAGTACAG GCTGGAATCGAAATTGCGAAGCTTTTCCTAAACAAAGGAGACATG GTAATCTACACTGTTGGGAGAGACCCCCAGTTCCAGCAAGCTGTTGTTTCAGATACTTCACCATTGATTCGTGCTCCTGTTGTT GTTTTAGTGAATGACAAAACGGCTAGTGCAAGTGAAATA GTTGCTTCTGCACTTCATGATAATTGTAGAGCTGTTCTTGTTGGAAAACGCACATTTGGCAag GGTTTAATCCAATCTGTATTTGAGCTTCAAGATGGATCTGGTGTAGTTATTACTGTTGGCAAGTATGTAACACCAAAGCACAAGGACATAAACGGCAACGGAATAGAACCCGACTTCCAGAAACTTCCAG CTTGGGATGATGTCAGCCAACATCTTACAAAGTGCAGTATGCTTCAGCAAGGATAA